One window from the genome of Candidatus Synechococcus calcipolaris G9 encodes:
- a CDS encoding type I restriction enzyme HsdR N-terminal domain-containing protein: MILTFADRMSFANFTNPYQRPADVPADYRKHSNLSKLFKADGTYVRPAEDPVTIWAIALLHQEYGVPLDALELELNADFSEGTHQGGRRYQGRADLIVYDDRYIGAGGGLDVAFIMVEAMEPGKKFEGMEPEGWVEHLNRLNAYMSASPSARYAILTSGTNTKIYRRDLEYPRALQEIGNLPKYESARSAAEHSPFKVILNPSEPDGIQTGLQPLTRDKFREVLGDTRSGCHSLLRDNEGLQPQEAVDAMVKFLFAK, encoded by the coding sequence ATGATTCTTACCTTTGCCGATCGCATGTCCTTTGCCAACTTCACTAACCCCTACCAACGCCCAGCCGATGTTCCAGCGGACTATCGGAAGCACTCCAATCTGTCAAAATTATTCAAGGCAGATGGCACCTACGTTCGTCCAGCAGAGGATCCAGTAACCATTTGGGCGATCGCTCTCTTACATCAAGAATACGGTGTTCCACTGGATGCCCTGGAACTAGAACTCAATGCGGATTTTTCCGAAGGGACGCATCAGGGCGGGCGGCGGTATCAGGGACGGGCAGATTTGATTGTCTACGATGACCGTTATATCGGTGCAGGGGGCGGGTTAGATGTCGCCTTCATCATGGTGGAGGCGATGGAGCCAGGGAAGAAATTTGAAGGCATGGAACCGGAAGGTTGGGTAGAGCACTTAAATCGCCTTAATGCTTACATGAGTGCCTCGCCCTCCGCTCGGTATGCCATCCTGACCAGTGGTACGAATACCAAAATCTATCGTCGGGATTTAGAGTATCCCCGTGCGCTTCAGGAAATTGGGAATTTGCCCAAGTACGAAAGTGCGCGATCTGCGGCGGAACATAGCCCGTTTAAGGTAATCCTCAATCCCAGTGAGCCGGATGGCATTCAGACGGGATTGCAACCCTTGACCCGTGACAAGTTTCGGGAGGTGTTGGGGGATACGAGATCGGGTTGTCACTCGCTCCTGCGGGATAACGAAGGATTGCAGCCCCAGGAAGCGGTGGATGCCATGGTCAAGTTTTTGTTTGCCAAGTGA